The proteins below come from a single Rickettsiales bacterium genomic window:
- a CDS encoding VOC family protein, with protein MSKIPEGYTSVTPYLTFDDTAAALEFYKQAFGAEVTLSLPTPDGKIAHAEIQIGNARVMMGAPCPEKGNKSAKTLGGSPVGFCIYVPDVEVAFKKAKNAGMTEKKPIEDMFWGDRMGSLKDPFGFEWSIAERVREVAPAEIQEAMKKMAS; from the coding sequence ATGAGCAAAATACCTGAAGGCTATACCTCTGTAACCCCGTACCTGACCTTTGACGATACGGCAGCAGCTCTGGAATTTTATAAACAGGCATTCGGTGCCGAAGTGACCTTAAGTCTCCCGACACCCGACGGTAAAATCGCTCATGCTGAAATCCAGATCGGCAATGCCCGCGTGATGATGGGAGCGCCCTGCCCAGAAAAAGGCAATAAATCCGCTAAAACCCTGGGTGGTTCCCCGGTGGGGTTCTGCATCTATGTGCCCGATGTCGAAGTCGCATTTAAAAAAGCGAAAAACGCAGGCATGACCGAGAAGAAACCGATTGAAGACATGTTCTGGGGAGACCGTATGGGAAGCTTAAAAGACCCGTTCGGCTTCGAATGGTCGATCGCTGAACGCGTCCGCGAAGTTGCTCCGGCGGAAATACAGGAAGCCATGAAGAAGATGGCATCTTAA